ATCTCGCCGACCATCAGCACGTCCGGATCCTGACGCAGGAAGGCGCGCAGCGCCGACGCGAAGGTCAGCCCCGCCTTCTCGTTGACGTTGACCTGGTTGATGCCCGCCAGGTTGATCTCGACCGGGTCCTCCGCGGTCGAGATATTGCGGTCGGGCTGGTTGAGAAGATTCAGGAAGGTATAGAGCGACACGGTCTTGCCGCTGCCGGTCGGGCCGGTCACCAGCACCATGCCGTAAGGCCGGGCGACCGCGGCCATGATCGCCTGCTTCTGCTCGGGCTCGAAGCCGAGCTGTTCGATGTCGAGCGAGGCGGCCGACTGGTCGAGAATACGCAGCACGATTTTTTCGCCGTACAGCGTCGGCAGCGTGCTGACGCGAAAGTCGACCGTGCGGTGCTTGTCGATCGACAGTTTGATCCGGCCGTCCTGCGGGACGCGCTTTTCGGAAATATCGAGCCGCGACATCACCTTGATGCGACTGGCGAGCTTGTCTTTCAGCACCTGAGGCGGGCGCACCACCTCGCGCAACTCGCCGTCGACCCGGTAGCGGATGCGGTAGAACTTCTCATACGGCTCGAAATGGATGTCCGACGCGCCGCCGCGGATACCGTCGAGCAGGATTTTCTGGATGAATTTGACCACCGGCGCGTCGTCGACGTCGGGCTGATGACCGACGGCGTCGGGGTCGACCACCTCGATGGCGCCGTCGAGCACGTTCAGATCGTCGCGGGTGAAATCGTTGATCGCTTCGGCGACATTCTCGCGCATCCGCCCGATCAGCTTCGTCAGCTGCTCGTCCTCGACCACCACCACTTCGACGGCCAGGCCGGTCTTGAACGTGATCGCGTGAAAGGCCGAGGTCTGCGTCGGGTCGGACGTGCCGACGAACAGCTTGTTGCCGCGCTTGTAGAGCGGCACTAGCCGCCTGCTCGGCAGCAAAGCCTCGTCGACCACGTTCTTGGGCAGCACCGACGGATTGACCGCCGTGATGTCGAACAGGGGAACGCCGAAGGTGCGCGCGGCAAACATCGCCACGTCGCGCGACGCCATTTTCCGGCTCAGCACCAGCTGCTCGACGAAGCCGATATGGGCGCTCGAAGCCTGCTGCTGGATCGCCTCGGCGTCCTGCAGCAGCAGCAAATTGTTCTGTACCAGGGCACGGCCGAGACCGGAGATACCCGCGCTAGCTTCCATGGCGACCCTTAACGGACGGAGCGAAAATCGACGCGCTAATGATAATGTGATTATGACAACTTGGCATCAGCGATCTGGGTTCCCGCGCGAGTCCGGCCGTGAAATAAAAAAAGGCTGCCGAAGCAGCCTTTTTCGAGATCGCGGGTTCGATTAGAACTGGTGGATCATTTGCACGCCTGCAGCGCGCTGGTCCGGCTCGCCGTAGTTCTTGTCGTTGTCCAGCTTGCCGAAGGACACGCCGGCGGTGGTGCGCTTGGACAGCGCGTAGTCCACGCCCACGATCCACTGGTCGTAGCCGGTATCCGGGGCGCTCACGCCTGCGGATTTCGTGTCCCAGCCCTTGCCGTAGGAGAACTTCGGCGTGAAGGCGCCGACGGCGTAGGTCGCGGTCACAGCAGCCTGACGGTCCTTGATCTTGCTGCCATCAACTTCTTTGTCATTATTCTGCGAGTAGGCGCCGACCAGGCCGAGGCCGAAGTCGAAGTTGTAGCCGACTTCCGCGCGCTGGTAGCGGGTGTTATCCAGATCGTTGGCAGCACCGTTCCGGAAGTCCGCACGGGCGAACACATACTTGGCGGTCAGGCCGCCGGCGGTGTAGCCCAGGCCGACGATGTTCACGCGGCGGTTATCCGAATCGCCAACGATGGTCGAGTTCCTAGCCTCGTTCACGCCGTGCTGCAGCGAGAAGTCGAAGCCGCCGAAGTTCGGGCTGTCGTAGCGGACCGAGTTCTTCAGGCGGGTATCCAGCGGCGAGCGGTTGTTGCCGATCTCCAGCTGCAGCGCAGCGGCTTCGCTCTCCCACGGGTTCACGATGGCCATGTCGCTGTCGGCGTAGTCGGACACGTTGCCCAGACGCACCTTACCGAAGCCGCCCTGCAGGCCGATGAAGGTGTTGCGCGAACCGAAGGTGTTGCGAGTGGTATCGTCGCCGGTCAGGCTGGCGCGGGACTGAATCTGCCAGATGGCCTTCAGGCCGTTGCCCAGGTCTTCGTTGCCCTTGAAGCCGATGCGCGAACCGAAGTCGGCGACGTTGTTGACGGAGCTCGAGCCCTTGTCTTTCACGTTCTCGAAGCCGGCCTTCAGGGTGCCGAAGATGGTCACGTCGGCCATAGCCGCAGCCGGCAGAGCGGCCAGCACCAGAGCGATCAGCTTTTTATTCATCGCCATTTCCTTTTCGAAGTCAGTCTAAATGTTACCCGCTTGGGCAATGCGGTTTGCATTACTGCAGGCTTTTCTTCACCGCCAGCGAATGCCGGGCCGGTTTCTGGAGGCACTATAAATCGGGCGTTGTGAAAATACAAAAACGTCACTCCCTCGCCACCGCCCATTGTGGCCGCCGCCCCAAAAACAGGAAGTAAGCAATTGATTTTCATATAAAAACAAAAAAACAACACCGGTTGCATATTTGCAACACCAGTGCGTACCTTCACCTGAACTGTTGCAAAAAAACACTATTTTTAGCCGACAGCACGGCGTAGCGCCCCCTTCTTCCACCGCTTTGTCTAGTACAAAATCACACCGTGAAGAAAGGCTTCATGACCTCGCCCGACTACAGCCGTCGACGCGTGCCGACGCCGTCCGGCAGGCACGATTCTCAGCGCCGGAAGACCGCGCGCAAAAAAGCCACCCGCTCGGGGTGGCTTTTTTTTGTGATCGCGTACGCTTACGGCTTCGGCGCAGGCTCTGCCGGCTTGGCCTTGCCGTCGGCTGGCTTGGCTGCCGGTTTGGTCTTACCGTCCGCCGGTTTGGCGCCGGTCACCGCTTTGGTGGTGGCAGGCTTGGCGTCGGTCGCCGGTTTGGCCGCAGTGGCCGGCTTACCGGCCGGCTTGGCCGGGAGGGTCGTCTGGCCGCTGGTCGAAATATCCTTGCGCAGCTTCTCCAGCGTCTTGTCGCCGATGCCCGGCACGTTTTTCAGGTCGTCGACCGTCTTGAACGGGCCGTTCTTGGTGCGGTAGTCGAGGATGGCCTTGGCCTTGGCCGGGCCGATGCCGTTCAGCGCTTCGAGCTCTTGCTGATTGGCGGTGTTCAGGTTGACCGCCGCGAAGGCGATGTTGAAGAAGAACAGACTCAGTACAACGGCCAGCAGTTTTTTCATGACAGCACGCTCCCTTGGGTTGTGTGAATGCGCAGGCGCATCCTCACTATGACATAGGGCTAAATCCTGTGCAAAATCAATTCCAGAACCACTTTGCTGCCGATATACGCAAACAGCAGCAAGGCGAAACTCGCCAGCGTCCAGCGTATCGCGAGCCTACCGCGCCAGCCGTAGCGGCGACGACCGATCAACAGCCCGCCGAACAACAGCCACGACAGCACACCGAACACCGTCTTGTGGTTGAACGTGACCGGCACGCCGAACAGTTGCTCGGAGAAAAGCACGCCGCTCGCCAGCGTCAGCGTCAAGAGCACGAAACCCCAGCCTATCGCCTGGAACATCAATTGCTCCAGGCTCAACAGCGGCGGCAGGTTGCGCATCAGCGGCGAGCGCTGCTTCTGGTGCAAGGCGCGTTCCAGCACCAGCATCAACAGCGCCAGCAAGGCACCGATCGCCAACAGGCTGTACGCCAGCATCGACACGATCAGGTGCAGCGCGAAGTCGGGCGTATTCAGATGGTAGGGAATCGGCCGGCCAGGCAACAGCAGCGTCAACAGCACCGCCAGCGCGGCAAACGGCAGGATGAATAGCGGCAGCCCGTCGAGCTTGTAGAAGAAGCTGCCGGTCCAGTAGATGACGAGCATCAGCCACATCACCATCGACAGCGCCTGGCCGACGCCGAGCACCGCCGGTCCGGCATGCGACCACGGGACGAACAGCAACCAGGCGTGGACCAGCAACAAGCCGCCGAGCAGCGCCTGCTCGACACGCGGCCGGCGCGGCCAGGTCGCCACGCCGCGCCAGCGGCCGAAGTCGTGCCAGGAAAGGCCGGCATAGGCGGCGATCAGCAACAGAGAAAGTAAAAACGGGTATCCAGTCATCGGGGCAACGGCCCAACCGGACGCAGCGCCGGTGGCTCGTGTAAAATGTCAGCTTCGAAAAGGATACACCAACCTCGTCGCACGTTGGCATACCGAAGGACCCACCATGCTAGACAACCTGACCTCGCGCCTCTCCGGCGTGATCAAAAACCTGAAGGGCCAGGCACGCCTCTCCGAATCGAACATCCAGGACGCGATGCGCGAAGTGCGCATGGCGCTGTTGGAGGCCGACGTCGCGCTGCCGGTGGTGAAGACCTTCGTCGCCCACGTGAAAGAGCGCGCGCTCGGCCAGGAAGTGATCGGCAGCCTGACGCCGGGCCAGGCACTGGTCGGCGTCGTCAACGACGAGCTTGTCAAGCTGATGGGCGCAACCTGCGACTCGCTCAACCTCGCCGCGGTGCCGCCGGCGATCGTGCTGATGGCCGGCCTGCAGGGCGCGGGCAAGACGACCACCGTCGGCAAGCTCGCCAAGCATCTTAAGGAACAGCACAAGAAGAAGGTGCTGGTGGTGTCGGCCGACGTCTACCGTCCGGCCGCCATCGAGCAACTGAAACTGTTGGCCGAGCAGGTCGGCGTAGAGTGGTTCCCGTCTGCCGGCGATGAGAAGCCCGAGGCGATCGCGCGCGCCGCCATCGACCATGCCAAACGCCACTTCTTCGACGTGCTGCTGGTCGACACCGCCGGTCGCCTCGCGATCGACGAGGCGATGATGGCCGAGATCAAGGAACTGCACGCCGCGCTGAACCCGATCGAGACGCTGTTCGTCGTCGACGCGATGCAGGGCCAGGACGCGGTCAACACCGCGCAGGCGTTCAACGAGACGCTGCCCTTGACCGGCGTGATCCTGACCAAGATGGACGGCGACGCGCGCGGCGGCGCGGCGCTGTCGGTGCGCCACGTCACCGGCAAGCCGATCAAGTTCATCGGCGTCGGCGAGAAACTGACCGGCCTCGAGCCGTTCTACCCGGACCGGATCGCCAGCCGCATCCTCGGCATGGGCGACGTGCTCTCGCTGATCGAGGACGTGCAGAAGGGCATCGACCAGGAAGAAGCGGCCAAGATGGCCAAGAAGCTGAAGTCCGGCAAGGGCTTCGACCTCGAGGACTTCAAGGCGCAGATCCAGCAGATGAAGAAGATGGGCGGCATGGCCAGCCTGATGGAAAAGATGCCGGGCCAGATCGGCCAGATGGCCAAGGGCGTGCAGGGCGCCGAGGCCGACAAGGCCACCCGTCGTATCGAGGGCATCATCAACTCGATGACGATGGCGGAACGCCGCAAGCCCGAACTCTTGAAGGCCAGCCGCAAGCGCCGCATCGCCGCCGGCTCGGGCGTGACGGTGCAGGAAGTGAACAAGCTCTTGAACCAGTTCGAGCAGACGCAAAAGATGATGAAGCAGTTCTCGTCCAAGGGCGGGATGATGAAGCTGATGCGCGGCATGAAGGGCGGACTGCCCGGCATGTAAAGCGGGCGGGCGTGCCAATCGTCGGGCGGGGCTCGGCCAACCTTGCAAAGCAGAACGGCAACACGAAGGAAGATCATGCAGTACGACGCCGTGGTCCTCACCGAGGGCCGCTACCTCGCCGCCGACGAGACTTGCTGGTACACGCGCCAGATCCACCACGAGGACAATCTCGTCG
This DNA window, taken from Crenobacter cavernae, encodes the following:
- the pilB gene encoding type IV-A pilus assembly ATPase PilB, which produces MEASAGISGLGRALVQNNLLLLQDAEAIQQQASSAHIGFVEQLVLSRKMASRDVAMFAARTFGVPLFDITAVNPSVLPKNVVDEALLPSRRLVPLYKRGNKLFVGTSDPTQTSAFHAITFKTGLAVEVVVVEDEQLTKLIGRMRENVAEAINDFTRDDLNVLDGAIEVVDPDAVGHQPDVDDAPVVKFIQKILLDGIRGGASDIHFEPYEKFYRIRYRVDGELREVVRPPQVLKDKLASRIKVMSRLDISEKRVPQDGRIKLSIDKHRTVDFRVSTLPTLYGEKIVLRILDQSAASLDIEQLGFEPEQKQAIMAAVARPYGMVLVTGPTGSGKTVSLYTFLNLLNQPDRNISTAEDPVEINLAGINQVNVNEKAGLTFASALRAFLRQDPDVLMVGEIRDYETADIAIKAAQTGHMVFSTLHTNDAPSTLTRLLNMGVAPFNVASSVLLIMAQRLARRLCNHCKKPVDIPKEALLAAGFAEEELDGSWQPYAPVGCDECRGSGYKGRTGIYEVMPISDAITRLIMKNGTAIDIADQALLEGMIDLRHSGLIKVKRGITSLAEVEAVTNE
- a CDS encoding porin produces the protein MNKKLIALVLAALPAAAMADVTIFGTLKAGFENVKDKGSSSVNNVADFGSRIGFKGNEDLGNGLKAIWQIQSRASLTGDDTTRNTFGSRNTFIGLQGGFGKVRLGNVSDYADSDMAIVNPWESEAAALQLEIGNNRSPLDTRLKNSVRYDSPNFGGFDFSLQHGVNEARNSTIVGDSDNRRVNIVGLGYTAGGLTAKYVFARADFRNGAANDLDNTRYQRAEVGYNFDFGLGLVGAYSQNNDKEVDGSKIKDRQAAVTATYAVGAFTPKFSYGKGWDTKSAGVSAPDTGYDQWIVGVDYALSKRTTAGVSFGKLDNDKNYGEPDQRAAGVQMIHQF
- a CDS encoding ComEA family DNA-binding protein, translated to MKKLLAVVLSLFFFNIAFAAVNLNTANQQELEALNGIGPAKAKAILDYRTKNGPFKTVDDLKNVPGIGDKTLEKLRKDISTSGQTTLPAKPAGKPATAAKPATDAKPATTKAVTGAKPADGKTKPAAKPADGKAKPAEPAPKP
- a CDS encoding cytochrome C assembly family protein, which encodes MTGYPFLLSLLLIAAYAGLSWHDFGRWRGVATWPRRPRVEQALLGGLLLVHAWLLFVPWSHAGPAVLGVGQALSMVMWLMLVIYWTGSFFYKLDGLPLFILPFAALAVLLTLLLPGRPIPYHLNTPDFALHLIVSMLAYSLLAIGALLALLMLVLERALHQKQRSPLMRNLPPLLSLEQLMFQAIGWGFVLLTLTLASGVLFSEQLFGVPVTFNHKTVFGVLSWLLFGGLLIGRRRYGWRGRLAIRWTLASFALLLFAYIGSKVVLELILHRI
- the ffh gene encoding signal recognition particle protein; the protein is MLDNLTSRLSGVIKNLKGQARLSESNIQDAMREVRMALLEADVALPVVKTFVAHVKERALGQEVIGSLTPGQALVGVVNDELVKLMGATCDSLNLAAVPPAIVLMAGLQGAGKTTTVGKLAKHLKEQHKKKVLVVSADVYRPAAIEQLKLLAEQVGVEWFPSAGDEKPEAIARAAIDHAKRHFFDVLLVDTAGRLAIDEAMMAEIKELHAALNPIETLFVVDAMQGQDAVNTAQAFNETLPLTGVILTKMDGDARGGAALSVRHVTGKPIKFIGVGEKLTGLEPFYPDRIASRILGMGDVLSLIEDVQKGIDQEEAAKMAKKLKSGKGFDLEDFKAQIQQMKKMGGMASLMEKMPGQIGQMAKGVQGAEADKATRRIEGIINSMTMAERRKPELLKASRKRRIAAGSGVTVQEVNKLLNQFEQTQKMMKQFSSKGGMMKLMRGMKGGLPGM